In Sander lucioperca isolate FBNREF2018 chromosome 21, SLUC_FBN_1.2, whole genome shotgun sequence, the following proteins share a genomic window:
- the tmem98 gene encoding transmembrane protein 98, with the protein METVVIVAIGVLATIFLASFVALVVVCRHRYCHPHHLLHHFDSKPTVDLIGAMETQSEPSELELDDVVITNPHIEAILENEDWIEDASGLVSHCISILKICHTLTEKLVAMTMGSGAKVKAPASLSDIITVAKRISPRVDDVVRSMYPPLDPILLDARATALLLSVSHLVLVTRNACHMSGSMDWIDQSLNAAEDHMVVLREAALASEPDRGIHGADAQREQAI; encoded by the exons ATGGAGACAGTGGTGATCGTGGCCATTGGGGTGTTGGCCACCATTTTTCTGGCCTCCTTTGTCGCCCTGGTGGTGGTGTGCAGACACCGCTACTGCCACCCTCATCACCTGCTGCACCACTTCGACTCCAA ACCCACGGTGGATCTGATTGGAGCCATGGAGACCCAGAGTGAGCCGTCTGAGCTGGAGCTTGATGATGTGGTCATCACCAACCCTCACATTGAGGCCATCTTGGAGAACGAGGACTGGATTGAGGATGCCTC TGGATTGGTCTCTCACTGCATCTCAATCCTAAAG ATCTGCCACACTTTGACTGAAAAGCTGGTTGCCATGACAATGGGTTCAGGGGCAAAGGTCAAAGCACCGGCAAGCCTGAGTGACATCATCACTGTGGCCAAACGCATCAGCCCAAG GGTGGATGACGTAGTCAGATCCATGTACCCTCCTCTGGATCCAATCCTCCTGGATGCCAG GGCCACTGCTCTCCTCCTTTCAGTCAGCCACCTGGTTCTGGTCACCCGCAATGCCTGTCACATGTCCGGCAGTATGGACTGGATCGACCAGTCGCTCAACGCAGCTGAAGATCATATGGTGGTTTTGCGTGAGGCAGCGCTGGCCTCTGAACCGGATCGAGGCATACATGGAGCTGACGCACAGAGAGAACAGGCCATCTAG